One genomic region from Gossypium hirsutum isolate 1008001.06 chromosome D13, Gossypium_hirsutum_v2.1, whole genome shotgun sequence encodes:
- the LOC121225291 gene encoding uncharacterized protein, protein MDYDRKRGVSLIQDDQMFFHRIISRDSSVGCSSRIYYYRSSEGIPFNWEMQPGTPKEPQKEDVLPPISPPPALLSLGLPKPRIDVVKESKVSKLKVFKFWKHGKKNDNKKKIDDHQSDKYSNYETCSSDDDEEFVGSPCVSSSSSSSFSFGSSSTPSRDSSFNQHYGCGPLNFASFLVRVSRSR, encoded by the coding sequence atggaTTATGATCGTAAGAGAGGGGTATCTTTGATTCAAGATGACCAAATGTTCTTCCATCGAATCATCTCTAGAGATTCTTCGGTTGGTTGTTCTTCTCGGATTTATTATTACCGAAGTTCCGAAGGTATACCTTTTAATTGGGAAATGCAACCTGGGACACCGAAAGAACCGCAGAAGGAAGATGTTCTACCTCCAATTAGTCCACCTCCGGCATTGCTTAGCCTCGGTTTACCTAAACCACGTATTGATGTTGTCAAAGAAAGTAAGGTTTCGAAACTGAAGGTGTTCAAGTTTTGGAAACACGGCAAAAAGAATGACAACAAGAAGAAGATTGATGATCATCAATCGGATAAGTACTCAAATTACGAGACGTGTAGTTCGGATGATGACGAGGAATTCGTGGGTTCACCATGTGTATCGAGCTCGTCTTCATCGTCGTTCTCTTTCGGATCATCGAGTACTCCGTCGAGGGACTCGTCGTTTAACCAACATTACGGTTGTGGTCCGTTGAATTTTGCGTCGTTCCTTGTTCGTGTTTCGAGGTCTAGGTGA
- the LOC121225293 gene encoding homogentisate phytyltransferase 1, chloroplastic isoform X1 — translation MDALILGSSTGGLSLFISGRSSWRSKDLKAVHFPNSSIRVQVPTYKSYNLVGNFYTKRIQHRARGILETSTVFQKSNTKFLVNATSGHPLESEPKAYPNTPWNSAKNALDAFYRFSRPHTVIGTALSIISVSLLAVEKLSDISPLFFIGVLEAVVAALFMNIYIVGLNQLSDVEIDKVNKPYLPLASGEYSTLTGIMIVTSFSITSFWLGWVVGSWPLFWALFVSFVLGTAYSINLPLLRWKRFALVAAMCILAVRAVIVQLAFYLHIQTHVFSRPAVISKPLIFATAFMSFFSVVIALFKDIPDIEGDKIFGIKSYTVRLGQEKVFWTCISLLEMAYGVSILVGATSPYTWSKVITVLGHSVLASILWIRAKSIDLKSKAAITSCYMLIWKLFYAEYFLIPLIR, via the exons ATGGATGCTTTAATTCTTGGGTCCTCTACTGGAGGACTATCTTTGTTCATCTCtg GAAGGAGTAGCTGGAGGAGTAAAGACTTGAAGGCTGTCCATTTTCCAA ATTCTTCTATACGAGTGCAAGTGCCAACATACAAGTCATATAACCTCGTTGGAAACTTTTATACTAAAAGGATTCAGCATCGTGCAAGAGGTATTCTGGAAACATCTACAGTCTTCCAGAAAAGTAATACAAAGTTTCTAGTGAATGCCACTTCTGGTCATCCGCTTGAATCAGAACCCAAAGCTTACCCCAATACCCCATGGAATTCTGCTAAAAATGCATTGGATGCTTTTTACAGGTTTTCACGGCCCCATACCGTTATAGGCACA GCACTCAGCATCATTTCAGTTTCTCTCCTTGCTGTCGAGAAGTTATCGGATATTTCTCCCCTGTTCTTTATTGGGGTATTAGAG GCTGTAGTTGCTGCTCTTTTCATGAATATTTATATCGTTGGTCTGAATCAGTTGTCAGACGTTGAGATTGACAAG GTTAACAAGCCTTATCTTCCATTGGCATCGGGAGAGTATTCAACACTTACCGGCATCATGATTGTCACATCATTTTCCATCACG AGCTTTTGGCTTGGATGGGTTGTTGGTTCATGGCCATTGTTTTGGGCACTTTTTGTCAGTTTTGTGCTTGGGACTGCATATTCAATCAAT TTGCCACTATTACGATGGAAACGGTTTGCATTGGTTGCAGCAATGTGCATCCTAGCTGTCAGAGCCGTGATTGTTCAACTTGCTTTTTATCTTCACATACAG ACCCATGTATTCAGCAGACCAGCTGTCATTTCAAAGCCTCTAATTTTTGCTACTGCATTCATGAGCTTCTTCTCAGTAGTTATAGCACTATTTAAG GACATTCCTGATATTGAAGGAGATAAAATATTTGGAATCAAATCTTACACAGTACGTCTGGGTCAAGAAAAG GTGTTTTGGACTTGTATTTCGCTTCTTGAAATGGCGTACGGTGTTTCTATTTTGGTCGGAGCAACATCACCCTACACCTGGAGCAAAGTCATCACT GTTTTGGGTCATTCTGTCTTAGCTTCGATTTTATGGATCCGTGCCAAATCCATCGACTTGAAGAGCAAAGCTGCAATAACATCATGTTATATGCTTATTTGGAAG
- the LOC121225293 gene encoding homogentisate phytyltransferase 1, chloroplastic isoform X2 — protein sequence MNFAGSTHIHLSAVLDLRDSSIRVQVPTYKSYNLVGNFYTKRIQHRARGILETSTVFQKSNTKFLVNATSGHPLESEPKAYPNTPWNSAKNALDAFYRFSRPHTVIGTALSIISVSLLAVEKLSDISPLFFIGVLEAVVAALFMNIYIVGLNQLSDVEIDKVNKPYLPLASGEYSTLTGIMIVTSFSITSFWLGWVVGSWPLFWALFVSFVLGTAYSINLPLLRWKRFALVAAMCILAVRAVIVQLAFYLHIQTHVFSRPAVISKPLIFATAFMSFFSVVIALFKDIPDIEGDKIFGIKSYTVRLGQEKVFWTCISLLEMAYGVSILVGATSPYTWSKVITVLGHSVLASILWIRAKSIDLKSKAAITSCYMLIWKLFYAEYFLIPLIR from the exons ATGAATTTTGCTGGTTCAACTCATATCCACTTGAGTGCTGTGCTTGACTTGAGAG ATTCTTCTATACGAGTGCAAGTGCCAACATACAAGTCATATAACCTCGTTGGAAACTTTTATACTAAAAGGATTCAGCATCGTGCAAGAGGTATTCTGGAAACATCTACAGTCTTCCAGAAAAGTAATACAAAGTTTCTAGTGAATGCCACTTCTGGTCATCCGCTTGAATCAGAACCCAAAGCTTACCCCAATACCCCATGGAATTCTGCTAAAAATGCATTGGATGCTTTTTACAGGTTTTCACGGCCCCATACCGTTATAGGCACA GCACTCAGCATCATTTCAGTTTCTCTCCTTGCTGTCGAGAAGTTATCGGATATTTCTCCCCTGTTCTTTATTGGGGTATTAGAG GCTGTAGTTGCTGCTCTTTTCATGAATATTTATATCGTTGGTCTGAATCAGTTGTCAGACGTTGAGATTGACAAG GTTAACAAGCCTTATCTTCCATTGGCATCGGGAGAGTATTCAACACTTACCGGCATCATGATTGTCACATCATTTTCCATCACG AGCTTTTGGCTTGGATGGGTTGTTGGTTCATGGCCATTGTTTTGGGCACTTTTTGTCAGTTTTGTGCTTGGGACTGCATATTCAATCAAT TTGCCACTATTACGATGGAAACGGTTTGCATTGGTTGCAGCAATGTGCATCCTAGCTGTCAGAGCCGTGATTGTTCAACTTGCTTTTTATCTTCACATACAG ACCCATGTATTCAGCAGACCAGCTGTCATTTCAAAGCCTCTAATTTTTGCTACTGCATTCATGAGCTTCTTCTCAGTAGTTATAGCACTATTTAAG GACATTCCTGATATTGAAGGAGATAAAATATTTGGAATCAAATCTTACACAGTACGTCTGGGTCAAGAAAAG GTGTTTTGGACTTGTATTTCGCTTCTTGAAATGGCGTACGGTGTTTCTATTTTGGTCGGAGCAACATCACCCTACACCTGGAGCAAAGTCATCACT GTTTTGGGTCATTCTGTCTTAGCTTCGATTTTATGGATCCGTGCCAAATCCATCGACTTGAAGAGCAAAGCTGCAATAACATCATGTTATATGCTTATTTGGAAG